The Zingiber officinale cultivar Zhangliang unplaced genomic scaffold, Zo_v1.1 ctg136, whole genome shotgun sequence genome segment cgAAAATCTCCTTAATCCACACACACCGACTCTTCTAATCTCTTCTCCGCCCGTTCACGACGACGAGATGACTCCGGCAGAGGACGAAAGGTCCCCGCTTTCTACGCCGGAGGTGGATCAACTGAGCCAGTCGCTTCCGccgccggaggtggagaaacggAGCCTGTCACTTCCATCGCCATACCTGTCTCCACCAAAACAGCGGCGAGAGTTGTCTCCAATTTCACTGCCGTCGCTGTCGCAGCAGGACAAGCCACTTCCGCCGCAGCCGCCTATCCAACAGCCGTCTCCGTCTGTATCTCCGGCACCGACACAGCGCAACCAGGCGCGTTATGTATGTTCCGAGTGCGGTAAGGTGTTCTCTTCCTACCAGGCCTTGGGGGGCCACAAAGCCAAAGCCAGCCATCGGAAGTTCCCTGCCGAAAACAGAGCCGCCGCGTCAGCGGCCGTCGTCACCGGAGCAGCGGACCAATACAATCCTCATGCTTGCTCTTTCTGCTCCAAGTCGTTCGCGACGGGGCCAGCGCTAGGCGGGCACATGAGGGCTCACTACGAGAGGAATAGACGGCAAGCCGCAGCCGAGAACAGGCCGATGGCTGGGCCATCGTCTTCGCTGACTGAGTGCTCGACGGCGATGGGCTTGATAATTGACCTCAACCAGGAAGCGGAATTGGCTAAGGAAGAGGAAACGGTGAGCTCTCatccggcggcggcggcggccaccTCTCCCCCTCCTCGCTTCTTTACTTTCTTTTAAGACATTAATTAATCTGATTAGTTTGattaaacattttgaaaaaacaaagaaaggaaaaaaatgcAAATTAAAGAAAAGGTCTCTGTTATTTGATTGTTGTAAACTGCTACATTAAATTTTCTTCGATATTTGTGGTCAATTTGGAATATCTGTCTGTTGcagaattatttaattattttagaaagtaATGAAATATATTTTTGATGGATATATTTTTAAGGTGTTTAAATTTTGTTATCACCATTAACTTAGTTATTAATCTAACTGATGTCatcttatttaattaattttaaataacaaTGCTATTAATTAAAGATCAAATAAAtggaaaatgatttaaaattacaATAAGAGGAAACTTTCTTTtctattaattaactaattaaaactaattttattagaagtctgtaatttaatatttaaaaaaaaagatcttTGGTGAATTTAATAAAATGTATGATACGATGATGATAAAGATGTATCCCTCTAAAAGTGGGTTAACACAGTATAGATCGGCTGATATAATGGTCAAAGTCAATAAGAGGTCAAAGGTACCCGTAATATTATCAGTTGCCCGAGCGGATTACATGGCAGGGCGGACTTAAAAGGCTGACCGAATCATCCGAGCGATCGTCCTCAACCCTTGCAGCCCAGGTTAAGAGCCTAATACTAAGCTATCCGATCCACCATCTTGGCCAATCGGACCTCCGATTTGATCGGATGGAATACACCCCTTCGACAATAGCACGGTCGAGTGAAGAATAGGTCGATAGCTCCATTCAATATGGCTGAGCTGGTGACGTCCCGACCGAACAACTCGCAGTCGACCTACAGTAGGACCCACCTACACATCTTATCATACTCTTTTGAAAATTTGTGTCATCGATAACAGAGAATGTACAGCAAACAAATAGTACTTTAGAAACTTCTAGCCAGTCATATCAGATATTTGCGTACTTGCTTAAGTAAATGTGTCAAAAGAcattttttgacttgtcttttcctatGACACTTTGGAAAATGTACTTATACTTTGAGATGTGTGCACAGACGCTATAGTGCCACTATAAAAGGGGATCTCTATTCACAGGCGGAGGTATGTGATATTTCATAGTTGAATATGCTCATTGCTACAGTCTACTTACTATTCTTCACCTCGTACACAGATCACTGACTTGGGCATCGGTGGGCCAACGTCGGGAATCCTTCCCTAGCCCAACACTAACGCTCTTGATCTTATAGGACAACGCAAAGTCTTCCTCCAGTCAACACCAGAGCCATCGCGGAGTCTTCTTCCCGTTAACACCAGAGCCACCACGGAGTCTTCTTCTAGTCAACACTAGAGTCACATCGGAGTCTTCTTCCAGCCAACTACAGGGTCGCGTGCCCTGCCAACCATCTTCTTAGCTTTTGGACAAGATTATATTTGGTGTCGTATATGAATAAGTCTGATTGATCATCGAGACTCGACCGGGTGATGAATAGTGTTGAAGCATAGGGTTAAACTTGAGGTCACCCATAGCCGACCGAATACTAAATAGAGGTAGTATTAAGCCTAGATGAAATTCAATATAAAAGTAATTTTGTATAGTTACGAAAAATAGGGCGAAGCTGTTAAATGGATAAGCAAGGTGGT includes the following:
- the LOC122036306 gene encoding zinc finger protein 36-like; protein product: MTPAEDERSPLSTPEVDQLSQSLPPPEVEKRSLSLPSPYLSPPKQRRELSPISLPSLSQQDKPLPPQPPIQQPSPSVSPAPTQRNQARYVCSECGKVFSSYQALGGHKAKASHRKFPAENRAAASAAVVTGAADQYNPHACSFCSKSFATGPALGGHMRAHYERNRRQAAAENRPMAGPSSSLTECSTAMGLIIDLNQEAELAKEEETVSSHPAAAAATSPPPRFFTFF